A single region of the Anaerococcus urinomassiliensis genome encodes:
- the rpmA gene encoding 50S ribosomal protein L27, with the protein MILNINLQRFSSKKGVSSSKNGRDSESKRLGTKRADGQFVNAGTIIVRQRGTKIHPGNNVKKGGDDTLYASCEGIVKFERKGRDRKQVSVYPKQDIA; encoded by the coding sequence ATGATTTTAAATATTAACTTACAAAGATTTTCAAGTAAAAAAGGGGTATCTTCTTCAAAGAACGGTAGAGATTCAGAAAGTAAAAGACTAGGCACAAAAAGAGCTGATGGTCAATTTGTAAACGCTGGAACAATCATCGTTAGACAAAGAGGAACAAAAATCCACCCAGGCAACAATGTAAAAAAAGGTGGAGATGATACTCTATACGCATCATGCGAAGGAATTGTAAAATTTGAAAGAAAAGGACGCGACAGAAAACAAGTTTCTGTTTATCCAAAACAAGATATTGCCTAA
- a CDS encoding NAD(P)H-dependent glycerol-3-phosphate dehydrogenase gives MAISILGAGSWATAIAHVLSKKHDVLLYARNMDDVESINQNHVNRKYLSEFKLTENIRATNNLEDIFANKYIVNAIPTQSSRSVLKKLKQFVSEDHIFINLSKGLELKTHFRLSEIFYDILGNNITYAILSGPTHAEEVILEMPTAIVCACEDDKVAKEIQEIFNTDFFRVYSSTDVIGVELGGAIKNTLALGIGIVSGLGYGDNTKAAIMTRGIHEMSRFTESFGAHQQTINGLAGIGDLIVTATSMHSRNNRAGILLGKGLSIEEVNNEINMVVEGIPTTRAIYELASEKNIELPITREIYEILYKNKSADESISELMGRNLKSEFI, from the coding sequence ATGGCAATTTCAATCTTGGGTGCAGGATCATGGGCTACTGCTATAGCTCATGTACTATCAAAAAAACATGATGTCCTTCTATATGCTAGAAATATGGACGATGTTGAAAGCATCAATCAAAATCATGTAAACAGAAAATACTTAAGTGAATTTAAACTAACAGAAAATATTAGAGCTACAAATAATTTAGAAGATATATTTGCCAATAAATATATTGTTAATGCAATACCTACCCAAAGTAGTAGAAGTGTTCTTAAAAAGCTAAAGCAATTTGTAAGTGAAGACCATATATTTATTAATTTATCCAAAGGACTTGAGCTTAAGACGCATTTCCGCCTATCTGAGATATTTTATGATATCCTGGGAAATAATATTACCTATGCTATCCTAAGTGGCCCAACTCATGCTGAAGAAGTCATATTAGAAATGCCTACAGCCATAGTTTGTGCTTGTGAGGATGATAAAGTAGCCAAAGAAATCCAAGAAATTTTCAATACGGATTTCTTTAGAGTATATAGCTCAACAGATGTAATAGGAGTTGAACTCGGTGGAGCTATTAAAAACACTCTTGCCTTAGGTATAGGTATAGTTTCTGGACTTGGCTATGGTGATAATACAAAGGCTGCAATAATGACTAGGGGAATCCATGAGATGAGTAGATTTACTGAATCTTTTGGTGCACATCAACAAACTATAAACGGTCTTGCAGGTATTGGAGATCTTATTGTTACAGCAACAAGTATGCATTCGAGAAACAATAGGGCAGGTATTCTATTAGGTAAGGGCCTAAGCATAGAAGAAGTTAATAATGAGATTAATATGGTAGTTGAAGGTATACCTACTACCAGGGCAATATATGAATTAGCAAGCGAAAAAAATATTGAACTACCAATAACAAGAGAAATTTATGAAATTCTTTACAAAAATAAATCGGCTGATGAATCAATTAGTGAATTAATGGGTAGAAATTTAAAAAGTGAATTCATATAA
- the thiI gene encoding tRNA uracil 4-sulfurtransferase ThiI: protein MKALISVSFGELFLKGANRKQFYNNALSHIFKNIKSIGYDKYYTESAKLYIEADEENFEAIIEQLQKVFGIAYIDIVYRTEKNEEDIFEAIKKSIIDAYGKKELTFKVQTKRVDKSFKYQSPEFNMLMGDKILDEFPNLKVDIHNPDFKVFIDIKNNAYIYSKRYAGLGGLPIGSSGNGLLMLSGGIDSPVAGYLMAKRGMKVNALHFHSYPYTSLKAKQKAVELAEIMSEYTGPMNLFMINLSEIYKSIATNCDRRETTILSRRFMVRIAEELSEKYEYKALITGDSLGQVASQTLESLSVVEEATNLPLLRPLIAMDKKDIVDLSKKIGSYEKSIEPFDDCCSIFAPDNPLTKPKLHYIKMSEEKLDIDKLVDEALETIEIIRI, encoded by the coding sequence ATGAAAGCTTTGATATCAGTTAGTTTTGGAGAGTTATTTCTCAAAGGAGCAAATAGGAAGCAATTTTATAACAACGCCCTATCCCATATATTTAAAAATATAAAATCTATTGGCTACGATAAGTACTATACAGAAAGTGCAAAGTTATATATAGAAGCTGATGAAGAGAATTTTGAAGCTATTATTGAACAATTACAAAAAGTTTTTGGTATAGCATATATAGATATAGTATATAGGACAGAAAAAAATGAAGAAGATATATTTGAGGCCATCAAAAAATCTATTATAGATGCTTATGGAAAAAAAGAATTAACTTTCAAAGTACAAACAAAGAGAGTTGATAAGTCCTTTAAATACCAATCACCTGAATTTAATATGTTGATGGGTGATAAGATTTTGGATGAATTTCCTAATTTAAAGGTTGATATCCATAATCCAGACTTCAAGGTATTTATAGATATTAAGAACAATGCTTATATATATTCAAAAAGATATGCTGGTCTTGGAGGACTTCCTATAGGATCTAGTGGAAATGGACTATTAATGCTATCAGGAGGGATAGATTCACCTGTTGCTGGATACTTGATGGCAAAACGTGGTATGAAAGTCAATGCATTGCACTTCCATTCCTATCCATATACATCTCTTAAAGCTAAACAAAAAGCAGTAGAATTGGCAGAAATAATGAGTGAATACACCGGACCAATGAACTTATTTATGATAAATTTATCTGAAATCTATAAATCTATAGCTACTAATTGCGACAGACGTGAAACAACCATTTTATCTAGACGATTTATGGTAAGAATTGCAGAAGAGCTTTCAGAAAAATACGAATATAAGGCATTAATAACTGGAGATAGTTTAGGTCAAGTAGCTAGTCAAACCCTTGAATCCCTATCTGTAGTAGAAGAAGCAACAAACTTACCATTACTAAGACCATTAATAGCAATGGATAAAAAAGATATAGTTGATTTATCAAAAAAAATTGGTTCATACGAAAAATCAATTGAACCATTTGATGATTGTTGTTCAATATTCGCACCTGACAATCCATTAACTAAGCCTAAACTTCACTATATAAAAATGAGCGAAGAAAAGCTTGATATAGACAAATTAGTAGATGAAGCTCTAGAAACAATAGAAATTATAAGAATATAA
- a CDS encoding uracil-DNA glycosylase, whose product MSVFIGNDWDQLLASEWEKTYYQNLRKELIKEYKNYKVYPDMYDIFNALKSVSYEDCKVVILGQDPYHGKGQAHGYAFSVKKGVKTPPSLINIYKEMHEDIGTYIPDNGYLKKWADQGVLLLNTSLTVRAGEPNSHEKLGWEILTDKIIKLLNDRQKPIVFILWGRNAQSKEAFITNPKHLIIKSSHPSPFSAYRGFFGSKPFSQANKFLKSTGQEPIDWQIENL is encoded by the coding sequence ATGAGTGTATTTATTGGCAATGATTGGGACCAACTATTAGCTAGTGAATGGGAAAAAACTTACTATCAAAATTTGAGAAAAGAACTTATAAAAGAGTACAAAAATTATAAGGTATACCCAGATATGTATGACATATTTAATGCATTAAAATCTGTATCTTATGAAGATTGTAAGGTTGTAATACTAGGGCAAGATCCCTATCATGGCAAAGGACAGGCCCATGGCTATGCTTTTTCCGTCAAGAAAGGAGTAAAGACGCCACCATCTCTTATAAATATTTATAAAGAAATGCACGAGGACATAGGAACTTATATCCCTGATAATGGTTACCTTAAAAAATGGGCAGATCAAGGCGTTCTACTACTAAATACATCCTTGACAGTTAGAGCAGGTGAGCCTAATTCTCACGAAAAACTAGGTTGGGAGATACTTACAGATAAGATAATCAAATTATTAAATGATAGACAAAAACCAATTGTCTTTATTCTCTGGGGACGAAATGCCCAAAGCAAAGAAGCCTTTATTACTAATCCCAAGCATTTAATAATAAAATCATCTCACCCATCACCTTTTTCGGCATATAGGGGATTTTTCGGTTCAAAACCTTTTTCACAAGCAAATAAATTCTTAAAATCTACAGGTCAAGAACCTATAGATTGGCAAATAGAGAACCTATAA
- a CDS encoding YlmH/Sll1252 family protein, with translation MSLEFNLDFITDKSKKSNIKKAIAVLERSYYKNIEESSFFLDPYEQDVIGSIALKNGIDIRFIGGNDLAERKIFVSNYYYLPLTEENYISILRFRQSSLSHPDVLGALMSLNIDRTKVGDIVIADDFCEFAILKDEANFAKYNLTKIKREGIDIEIKNQAHLDIKEDEFDQFSGFVSSLRLDNLISLFLNRSRSKAKDIIKNKNVKVNYELIDDPGKNIDEGSMISIRKEGRFIFDEITGSSKKGNLHINYRKLK, from the coding sequence ATGAGCTTAGAATTTAATTTAGACTTTATAACAGACAAATCAAAGAAAAGTAACATAAAAAAAGCCATAGCAGTCCTTGAAAGATCCTATTATAAAAACATAGAAGAATCAAGCTTTTTCTTAGACCCCTATGAGCAAGACGTTATAGGATCAATAGCCTTAAAAAATGGAATAGATATACGTTTTATCGGGGGTAATGACCTTGCTGAAAGAAAAATATTTGTATCCAATTATTATTACCTACCATTAACAGAAGAAAACTATATATCTATATTAAGATTTAGGCAAAGCTCCCTAAGCCATCCAGATGTTCTAGGTGCCTTGATGAGTCTTAATATAGACAGGACTAAGGTAGGAGATATAGTAATTGCTGATGACTTTTGTGAGTTTGCTATCTTAAAAGATGAGGCAAATTTTGCAAAATATAATTTAACGAAAATAAAAAGAGAGGGAATAGATATAGAAATAAAAAATCAAGCACATCTTGATATTAAAGAAGATGAGTTTGATCAATTTAGTGGTTTTGTATCTTCTCTCAGACTAGATAATCTTATTTCATTGTTTTTAAACAGGTCAAGGTCAAAGGCTAAAGATATAATAAAAAATAAAAATGTAAAAGTTAATTATGAGCTTATAGATGATCCTGGTAAAAATATTGATGAGGGATCTATGATTTCTATCAGAAAAGAAGGTAGGTTCATATTTGATGAGATTACTGGATCAAGCAAAAAAGGTAACTTACATATTAACTATAGGAAGTTGAAATGA
- a CDS encoding cysteine desulfurase family protein, producing MIYLDNAATTQISKKSQEARDFAENTYFSNSSSLHSFGMKSEELIDESKKIIGKVINANPNEIYFTKGATEANNIVISSFCGENSKAITTSIEHSSVFDSFNSYPYKEVIYLKTDRHGFVDLEELKEKIDDDVKLVSIIYVNNEIGTIQDISSISKIVKDKNIILHIDATQALGKVDCDVKKLGIDLMSFSAHKFHGPKGVGGLYVKKNILSKLKPVLFGGRQQIISSGTDNHPAIYAMGIALNEHMENFDRESVKNLNLYMRNEIINNIEDIEINSPEDTFAPHILSVAFKNIKSEVLLHMLEQEEIYVSSGSACSKGNNNRILQALGVDDDYKDGVIRFSFTDTTTKEDIDKTIKVLKNSISEIRKVMI from the coding sequence ATGATATATTTAGACAATGCAGCTACTACACAAATTTCAAAAAAAAGCCAAGAAGCAAGAGATTTTGCTGAAAATACATATTTTTCAAATTCTTCATCTTTGCATTCTTTTGGTATGAAATCTGAAGAATTGATTGACGAATCAAAGAAAATAATCGGAAAAGTTATTAATGCCAATCCTAACGAAATATATTTCACTAAGGGAGCCACTGAAGCTAATAATATAGTTATAAGTTCCTTTTGTGGTGAAAATTCAAAGGCAATTACAACTTCTATTGAACATTCATCTGTTTTCGATAGCTTTAATTCATATCCTTACAAAGAAGTAATTTATTTAAAAACGGATAGGCATGGATTCGTAGATTTGGAAGAATTAAAAGAAAAAATAGATGATGATGTCAAACTAGTTTCAATAATTTATGTAAACAATGAAATTGGAACAATCCAAGATATTTCCTCAATTAGTAAAATTGTTAAGGATAAGAATATCATCCTACACATAGATGCAACCCAGGCCTTAGGGAAGGTAGATTGCGATGTAAAAAAACTTGGAATTGACTTAATGAGTTTTTCTGCTCACAAGTTTCACGGTCCAAAGGGAGTAGGTGGCCTCTATGTTAAGAAAAATATTTTATCAAAATTAAAACCAGTTTTATTTGGTGGTCGTCAACAAATAATATCTAGTGGGACAGATAATCACCCTGCTATATACGCCATGGGTATCGCCCTAAATGAGCATATGGAAAATTTTGATAGAGAATCTGTCAAAAACTTAAATCTATATATGAGAAATGAGATAATAAATAATATTGAAGATATAGAAATTAATTCACCAGAAGATACTTTTGCTCCTCACATACTATCTGTAGCTTTTAAAAACATTAAATCTGAAGTTTTGCTCCATATGTTAGAGCAAGAAGAGATATATGTCTCAAGTGGGTCAGCTTGTTCTAAGGGAAACAATAATAGGATTTTGCAAGCACTTGGTGTTGATGATGATTACAAAGATGGTGTAATTAGATTTTCTTTTACAGATACAACTACAAAGGAAGATATTGATAAAACTATTAAGGTTTTAAAAAACAGTATTAGTGAAATTAGAAAGGTTATGATATGA
- the rplU gene encoding 50S ribosomal protein L21, which yields MYAIIKTGGKQYKVSEGDLVRVEKLPYEVGETVEFDEVLLVGGDSDVKVGAPTVENAKVSATIEDQAKDKKIVVFKYKPKKMYRKKQGHRQPYTLVKINSISL from the coding sequence ATGTACGCAATTATAAAAACAGGTGGAAAACAATATAAAGTATCAGAAGGCGACCTAGTTAGAGTTGAAAAACTACCATACGAAGTAGGCGAAACTGTTGAATTTGACGAAGTACTTTTAGTTGGTGGAGATAGTGATGTAAAAGTTGGAGCTCCAACAGTAGAAAATGCTAAAGTTTCTGCTACAATCGAAGACCAAGCAAAAGATAAGAAAATCGTAGTATTCAAATACAAACCTAAGAAAATGTATAGAAAAAAACAAGGTCACAGACAACCATATACTTTAGTTAAAATTAACAGTATTTCTTTATAA
- a CDS encoding ribosomal-processing cysteine protease Prp, with amino-acid sequence MINVNLLLKKENIVGFEISGHADYDEYGKDIVCSAVSILAYTCVNTLELYIDEFSFTDDDEIMKLMAYQTNEKAEVVFTSFKTGIWTLEQSYNNFVKLNYKEI; translated from the coding sequence ATGATTAATGTTAATCTTTTATTAAAAAAAGAAAACATTGTAGGATTTGAAATAAGTGGCCATGCCGATTATGATGAGTATGGCAAAGACATAGTTTGTTCAGCAGTAAGTATACTTGCTTACACCTGTGTTAATACTCTAGAGTTATATATTGATGAATTTTCATTTACGGATGACGATGAAATTATGAAATTAATGGCCTATCAAACAAATGAAAAGGCAGAAGTGGTATTTACTAGTTTTAAGACAGGAATATGGACCTTAGAGCAAAGTTATAATAACTTTGTAAAATTAAATTATAAGGAGATATAA
- a CDS encoding ribonuclease H-like domain-containing protein: protein MITYKKLYRADNLRKNEIVLDIETTGLDSSSDRLVLLGTIVYENEKPYIKQYFAENDQEEKRLLKIYLSLINDKTVINFNGDIFDIPFLNNRLLANELFPVFPNSYDLLKEIYSRRKFFVFESMKLVDLEKKIGIYRDDPSRYKVISKLTDDIVKRDKPKPIMVHNENDLIATEKLANISDYFNEELSINLLNNKITLNSSFINNDIGKFILTSEKPFVNSYFNGPNYELKIEEDKIDINLQVLYGKFDENTKGFVALNTFNLNNKSNLNVDPKLFVIKENYTYNYKNILILSKKIIETHL, encoded by the coding sequence ATGATAACGTATAAAAAATTATATAGAGCAGATAACTTAAGAAAAAATGAAATAGTATTAGATATAGAAACGACAGGATTGGATTCTTCTAGTGATCGACTAGTACTTCTAGGCACTATTGTCTATGAAAATGAAAAGCCTTATATTAAACAATATTTTGCTGAAAACGACCAAGAGGAAAAGAGACTATTAAAAATCTATCTTAGTCTGATTAATGATAAGACGGTTATTAATTTTAATGGAGATATCTTTGACATTCCCTTTTTAAATAATAGACTCTTAGCAAATGAACTTTTCCCGGTATTTCCTAATTCATATGATTTACTAAAAGAAATTTATTCAAGACGTAAGTTTTTTGTATTTGAATCCATGAAATTAGTAGATCTAGAAAAAAAGATAGGCATCTATAGAGATGATCCAAGCAGGTATAAAGTCATAAGTAAACTAACAGATGATATAGTTAAAAGAGATAAGCCCAAACCTATAATGGTCCACAATGAAAATGATTTAATTGCAACTGAAAAACTTGCCAACATAAGCGATTATTTTAACGAAGAACTCTCTATCAACCTATTAAATAATAAAATCACCTTAAATTCTTCATTTATTAATAATGACATTGGCAAATTTATTCTAACTTCAGAAAAACCTTTTGTAAATTCTTATTTTAACGGCCCAAATTATGAGCTAAAAATTGAAGAAGATAAAATCGATATAAACTTACAAGTTTTATATGGCAAATTTGATGAGAATACCAAAGGTTTCGTTGCTCTAAACACTTTTAACCTAAATAATAAAAGCAATCTAAATGTAGATCCTAAACTATTTGTTATTAAGGAAAATTACACTTATAATTACAAAAATATACTAATTTTAAGTAAAAAAATAATAGAGACCCATTTATAG
- the lspA gene encoding signal peptidase II, which yields MIYILIIIIGIVLDRVSKNYAINNFIENPHQGKLLNFTYLENRGAAFGILQDNRIFFILLTTVIVAGLVYYFIKNYKTNPQILNIALAFVISGAIGNFYDRLIQGYVVDFLEFAFIKFPVFNVADILVTVGSFLIIIYLLFFEESKN from the coding sequence ATGATATATATTTTAATTATAATTATTGGAATTGTACTAGATAGAGTAAGCAAAAATTATGCTATAAATAATTTTATAGAAAATCCCCACCAAGGAAAGTTATTAAATTTTACGTACTTGGAAAATAGGGGAGCAGCTTTTGGTATATTGCAGGATAATAGAATATTTTTTATTCTATTAACCACTGTTATTGTAGCTGGATTAGTTTATTATTTTATAAAAAATTATAAAACAAATCCACAAATATTAAATATAGCACTTGCCTTTGTAATATCAGGAGCTATAGGTAATTTTTATGACAGACTTATCCAAGGATATGTTGTTGATTTCTTAGAATTTGCCTTTATTAAATTCCCTGTATTTAATGTGGCGGATATATTGGTTACTGTGGGAAGTTTTTTAATTATTATCTACTTATTGTTTTTTGAAGAAAGTAAGAACTAA
- a CDS encoding cell division protein SepF, with translation MFDKFKEFIGIDDNYDDYDEDQAYYEEEEEEDLTNRESYASLLDGDKSSFDSNTKTYESEYRGSSSSDSYNYSSDYLDNSYSSNDYEPTSNRYQRPSKRGDRVGNMTENNFTSRSSLRISIQEPLDYEQDAPSVINDIINKKVVVLNLEMVDTDMRRRIFDFVSGAVYALDGTVEKVTKGIFVITPNGVEIDNTVTEQISEGNYNQL, from the coding sequence ATGTTTGACAAGTTTAAAGAATTTATTGGTATAGACGATAACTATGATGATTACGATGAGGATCAAGCTTATTACGAAGAAGAGGAAGAAGAAGATCTAACAAATAGGGAAAGCTATGCAAGCTTATTAGATGGTGATAAATCATCTTTTGATAGTAACACTAAGACCTATGAAAGTGAATATAGGGGATCATCTTCAAGTGATTCATATAATTATTCTTCAGATTACCTTGATAATAGCTACTCATCAAATGATTACGAGCCAACAAGTAACCGTTACCAAAGACCATCAAAAAGAGGAGACAGAGTAGGAAATATGACAGAAAATAATTTTACCAGCAGATCATCTTTAAGAATCAGTATCCAAGAACCACTTGATTATGAACAAGATGCTCCAAGTGTAATAAATGATATTATTAATAAAAAAGTAGTTGTTTTAAATCTAGAAATGGTAGATACAGATATGAGAAGAAGAATATTTGACTTTGTTTCAGGTGCTGTATATGCCCTAGATGGAACTGTAGAAAAAGTAACTAAAGGAATATTTGTAATAACACCAAATGGTGTTGAGATTGACAACACAGTCACAGAACAAATCTCTGAAGGAAACTACAACCAATTATAG
- the plsY gene encoding glycerol-3-phosphate 1-O-acyltransferase PlsY yields MIFLVGLIAYLLGSIPNGYIIGKYFHKSDIRTLGSGNVGSTNVLRNYGKKPAIITLILDMLKGYLAVLIGEKLAGYDGMCVGFLLVVIGHMYSVFLKFKAGKGVATSAGAMLFVNPIILLIGLIVFILTVLISKMVSLGSILGAISVMVLAYINYYPSKLFWTLIVVCLLIIYKHKSNIKRIINREESKIR; encoded by the coding sequence ATGATTTTCCTAGTTGGCTTAATAGCATATCTTTTAGGTTCTATACCAAACGGATATATAATAGGTAAGTATTTCCACAAATCCGACATTAGAACTCTAGGTTCAGGTAATGTAGGATCTACAAATGTTTTAAGAAACTACGGCAAGAAACCAGCAATAATAACATTAATACTTGATATGCTAAAGGGTTATTTAGCTGTCTTGATTGGTGAAAAATTAGCCGGTTATGATGGTATGTGTGTTGGATTTCTTCTAGTAGTAATAGGACATATGTATAGTGTATTTCTTAAATTTAAAGCTGGTAAAGGTGTCGCAACATCTGCAGGAGCCATGTTATTTGTAAATCCAATTATTCTGCTAATTGGCTTAATAGTATTTATATTAACTGTTTTAATAAGTAAGATGGTTTCACTTGGATCAATACTTGGAGCAATTAGCGTTATGGTACTAGCCTACATCAACTATTATCCAAGTAAGCTTTTTTGGACTTTAATTGTTGTATGTTTATTAATTATTTATAAACACAAGTCAAATATTAAGAGAATAATTAATAGAGAGGAATCAAAAATAAGGTAG
- the der gene encoding ribosome biogenesis GTPase Der, with amino-acid sequence MAMPIVTLVGRTNVGKSTLFNRLVGKRKSITEDISGVTRDRIVDRVEWQGNEFTLVDTGGLDISNKEMMNQEIKSQVEKALLETDLILFVVDGRSGLSPYDKEIANVIRRYNKPIIIVANKIDGQKVPDDIYDFYTFGFDDLAIISAEQSKGLGDLLDLIVDHIDFSSFESIEDETRIAIIGKPNAGKSSLVNLLLDEDRMIVTNVAGTTRDAVDSYWTYNDHNYVLIDTAGLRKKSKVRENVEFYANQRTFDAVDSADICIFLIDATVGVTEQDTKIAGYAHNNRKAMIIVVNKWDLVDKDTNTMRQMEADIRKSLSFALYAPVLFVSVLKNQRIDNLLDMIEVVDNNYNTRISTGVLNTILQDAIMLNQPPQDKGKRLKIFYISQVDVAPPKFMLSINDRDLMHFSYMRYLENQIRSNYNLTGVPFSFILKERGSDK; translated from the coding sequence ATGGCTATGCCAATAGTAACATTAGTTGGAAGAACTAATGTAGGAAAAAGTACACTTTTTAATAGACTTGTCGGCAAAAGAAAGTCCATCACTGAAGATATTAGTGGTGTAACTAGAGATCGCATTGTAGATAGGGTCGAATGGCAAGGAAATGAATTTACTCTAGTGGATACTGGTGGTCTTGATATTTCAAATAAAGAAATGATGAATCAAGAGATTAAATCACAAGTTGAAAAAGCCCTCTTAGAAACTGATTTAATATTGTTCGTAGTTGATGGTAGATCTGGTCTAAGTCCATATGATAAAGAAATAGCTAATGTTATTAGAAGATATAATAAACCAATTATAATTGTTGCAAACAAAATAGATGGTCAAAAAGTTCCTGATGATATTTATGATTTCTATACATTTGGTTTTGACGATTTGGCTATCATTTCTGCGGAACAATCAAAGGGTCTTGGTGATTTGCTAGATCTTATAGTTGATCATATTGACTTCTCATCTTTTGAATCAATAGAAGATGAAACAAGGATAGCTATTATTGGTAAACCAAATGCTGGTAAATCTTCTTTGGTCAATCTTTTGCTTGATGAAGATAGGATGATAGTAACTAATGTAGCTGGTACTACAAGAGATGCAGTTGATTCCTATTGGACTTACAATGACCACAACTATGTCTTAATCGATACAGCAGGTCTTAGGAAAAAAAGCAAAGTTAGAGAAAACGTAGAGTTTTATGCCAATCAAAGAACTTTTGACGCTGTAGACAGTGCTGATATATGCATATTTCTCATAGACGCAACCGTAGGTGTTACCGAACAAGATACAAAGATTGCAGGATACGCTCACAACAATAGAAAAGCTATGATAATAGTAGTTAATAAATGGGATTTAGTAGATAAAGATACTAATACCATGAGGCAGATGGAAGCAGACATTAGAAAGTCATTATCATTTGCCTTATATGCACCAGTACTTTTTGTATCCGTTTTAAAGAACCAAAGAATAGATAATCTCTTAGATATGATTGAAGTGGTTGACAACAACTACAATACTAGAATTAGCACCGGCGTCTTAAATACAATTTTGCAAGATGCAATAATGCTAAACCAACCACCTCAAGATAAGGGTAAGAGATTGAAAATTTTTTATATATCTCAAGTAGATGTGGCACCGCCTAAATTTATGTTATCTATAAACGATAGAGACTTGATGCATTTTTCTTACATGAGATATTTAGAAAATCAAATAAGAAGTAATTATAATCTGACAGGAGTACCATTTAGCTTCATATTAAAAGAGAGAGGATCTGACAAATGA